Genomic window (Rathayibacter sp. VKM Ac-2760):
CGACGAGCAGCAGGATGCCGAGATTCCGCGGCAGCAGGAGCAGGGCCCAGCCCAGGCGGACGGCCCAGCCGGTCGCCGGTGCACCGAGCAGAGCGGCCGTCACCGGAGCGCCTCGCCCGCGCGCACGACGCGCGCCCGCGCGACCGCGGCGACGACGTCCTGCCGGAGAGCGGACCACGGGGCGTCGGCACTGCCGGGCAGCGCCCGGACGACGACGTCGGTCCCGGACTCGATCTGCGGCACGAGCTCGAAGGCGACCGCCTTCAGCCGGCGACGGACGGTGTTCCGCTTCACAGCGGTCCCGATGGTCTTGGCCACGATGAAGCCGAACCGCACCGGTGCGTCGCCGGAGGACTTCCGGACATACGTGACGGTGTGCGGTCCCGTGGACCGCACACCGCGACGGACGACTGCCCGGTACTCGC
Coding sequences:
- the rnpA gene encoding ribonuclease P protein component, with product MLARAHRIVLGGEYRAVVRRGVRSTGPHTVTYVRKSSGDAPVRFGFIVAKTIGTAVKRNTVRRRLKAVAFELVPQIESGTDVVVRALPGSADAPWSALRQDVVAAVARARVVRAGEALR